A DNA window from Arachis hypogaea cultivar Tifrunner chromosome 18, arahy.Tifrunner.gnm2.J5K5, whole genome shotgun sequence contains the following coding sequences:
- the LOC112771627 gene encoding chaperone protein dnaJ GFA2, mitochondrial: MVRSNGARLLRLVSRRRLSAKEPIYGTVFQRSYRTLNSGLCNPSRVIASYPPNAAGGFNLKNWLPLGAANKYWGTSRTIHGTASLARDYYDILGVSRNASASEVKKAYYGLAKKLHPDTNKDDPEAEKKFQEVSMAYEVLKDEEKRQQYDEVGHDAYVNQQSTGFGDSSGFNPFEQIFRDHDFVKNFFHQNIGGEDVKTFVELSFMEAVMGCTKTITYQTDVRCQTCGGSGVPPGTKPETCKRCKGTGMTYVQAGIFRMEKTCGTCKGMGKIVKNFCKSCKGAKVIKGTKSVKLDIAPGMDNNETLKICRSGGVDPDGDHPGDLYVTLKVREDPVFRREGSDIHVNAVLSITQAILGGTIHVPTLTGDVVLKVRPGTQPGQKVVLKKKGIKSRNSYTFGDQYVHFNVGIPANLTERQRELIEEFAKEEQGEFDNKERAASASG, translated from the exons ATGGTACGCTCCAATGGCGCCAGGCTCCTCCGCTTGGTTTCTCGTCGCCGTCTCTCGGCAAAAGAACCC ATATATGGGACAGTGTTCCAAAGGAGTTATAGGACACTGAATTCAGGACTTTGCAATCCATCTAGAGTCATCGCAAGTTATCCTCCAAACG CTGCAGGTGGTTTTAATTTGAAGAACTGGTTGCCACTGGGAGCAGCAAATAAATATTGGGGAACATCTAGGACCATTCATGGCACGG CTTCATTGGCAAGAGACTATTACGATATTCTTGGTGTCAGTAGGAATGCAAGTGCTTCTGAAGTAAAGAAAGCATACTATGGG CTTGCAAAGAAGCTTCATCCGGACACAAACAAAGATGATCCTGAAGCTGAAAAGAAGTTTCAAGAAGTTTCAATGGCATATGAg GTTTTGAAGGATGAAGAGAAGCGTCAACAGTATGATGAG GTTGGTCATGATGCTTATGTAAACCAACAAAGCACTGGTTTTGGAGATAGCAGTGGATTTAATCCGTTTGAGCAGATATTCCGTGATCAT GATTTTGTCAAGAACTTTTTTCATCAGAATATTGGTGGAGAGGATGTCAAG aCTTTTGTGGAATTATCATTTATGGAAGCAGTCATGGGATGTACCAAAACTATTACATATCAAACAGATGTGCGTTGCCAAACTTGTG GTGGGAGTGGTGTTCCTCCTGGTACAAAACCTGAAACTTGTAAACGCTGTAAAGGGACAGGAATG ACATATGTACAAGCTGGCATATTTAGGATGGAGAAAACATGTGGTACATGTAAGGGAATGGGCAAAATTGTAAAG AATTTCTGCAAGTCATGCAAAGGTGCAAAAGTAATTAAAGGAACAAAGTCCGTCAAATTGGATATTGCGCCTG GGATGGACAACAATGAAACTCTAAAAATATGTAGAAGTGGTGGTGTAGATCCTGATGGGGATCACCCTGGTGATCTTTATGTTACTCTCAAG GTCCGAGAAGATCCTGTCTTTCGTCGAGAAGGATCTGATAttcatgtaaatgctgttttaaGTATTACTCAG GCAATTTTGGGTGGAACCATCCATGTTCCAACACTCACTGGAGATGTTGTTCTTAAG GTTCGTCCTGGTACCCAACCTGGTCAAAAGGTGGTTCTAAAAAAGAAAG GGATCAAGTCCCGGAATTCTTATACATTTGGGGATCAATATGTTCATTTTAACGTCGGCATCCCAGC AAACCTGACAGAGAGACAACGGGAATTGATTGAGGAATTTGCCAAGGAAGAGCAAGGGGAATTCGATAACAAAGAGAGAGCTGCTTCTGCTTCTGGATGA